The following proteins are co-located in the Clostridiales bacterium genome:
- the buk gene encoding butyrate kinase translates to MKIFTINPGSTSTKIALFDDEVCLFTKNVKHESADLERFASLPDQIPYREQIILNLLEQENISLKDCKIFVGRGGGLFSMEGGVYEVNDLMLDHARNNANGVAHPANLGSLLADQFSRIGGGRAFVVNPPDVDEYQEISRVTGIKGINRASHIHALNHKETALRHAKSIQKKYEECNFIVGHIGGGISIAAHKKGRMIDGNDIVAGEGPMAPTRAGSVPADQLIRLCFSGNFTEKELLEKCTKSGGFVDHLGTSDALEVFDRAENGDQHARLLWDALIYQIVKQIGAMAAALHGEVDAILLSGGMVYNKSLVENISEACTFIAPVQAYPGEFEMQAMAAGAMRVMKGTETAKVYTGVPVWTESRL, encoded by the coding sequence ATGAAAATATTTACCATCAATCCCGGATCAACCTCTACAAAAATTGCATTATTTGATGATGAGGTGTGCCTATTCACAAAGAATGTCAAGCACGAATCAGCTGATCTGGAGCGGTTTGCAAGTTTACCCGATCAGATTCCTTACCGGGAGCAGATCATCCTTAACTTGCTGGAACAGGAAAATATATCATTAAAAGACTGCAAAATATTTGTTGGGCGCGGCGGGGGGTTATTCTCCATGGAAGGGGGAGTCTATGAAGTGAACGACCTGATGCTCGATCATGCGAGGAACAATGCAAACGGAGTAGCACATCCGGCGAATCTCGGAAGCCTACTTGCGGATCAATTCAGCAGGATAGGTGGGGGCCGCGCTTTTGTAGTGAATCCGCCGGACGTAGATGAGTATCAGGAGATATCAAGAGTTACCGGAATAAAGGGGATTAACCGCGCTAGTCATATTCATGCACTGAACCACAAAGAGACCGCTTTGCGTCATGCCAAATCCATTCAAAAAAAATATGAGGAATGCAATTTTATTGTGGGTCATATCGGCGGAGGAATATCCATTGCAGCGCATAAAAAGGGCAGAATGATCGACGGGAACGACATCGTAGCAGGCGAAGGTCCTATGGCACCAACACGTGCAGGATCAGTTCCTGCAGACCAGTTGATCAGGCTGTGCTTCAGTGGAAACTTTACCGAAAAGGAATTGCTTGAAAAATGTACAAAATCGGGGGGATTTGTAGATCATCTCGGCACTTCCGATGCTCTAGAAGTATTTGATAGAGCGGAGAATGGAGATCAGCACGCGCGCCTGCTCTGGGATGCATTGATTTATCAGATCGTCAAGCAGATCGGTGCCATGGCGGCAGCTCTTCACGGTGAAGTTGATGCAATCCTGCTAAGCGGAGGGATGGTGTATAATAAAAGCCTTGTGGAAAATATCTCTGAGGCTTGCACTTTCATTGCACCGGTCCAGGCTTATCCCGGCGAATTTGAGATGCAGGCAATGGCTGCTGGGGCTATGCGTGTAATGAAGGGAACGGAGACGGCAAAGGTCTATACTGGCGTACCTGTATGGACAGAATCTCGACTGTGA
- a CDS encoding CocE/NonD family hydrolase: MTDAKHIVKTIEMNGEKVDVAMREMLRPATHEELEAMTPEERERFKYLSPLNTRTYIAEEGIVCMQDIPVTMRDGVTIYVDIYKPEGEAKVPLIISWSFYGKRPFDGQSEWQIMGVPPQTVSNMSKFESPDPGYWCRHGYAVANVDPRGIGHSEGDFMQFGTQEGRDGYDFIEWAAVQPWCNGRCALAGNSCVAMTQWRIASQCPPHLTCIAPWEGTSDMYRESLCEGGIPAASFVNLVMREAVGPNYIDDTVKNLERYPFINCTYWKDKDPIWENIRIPVYVTACWNHFHLRGSINGFRKIKSGKKWLRAHRDFEWPDAYSNEYLKDLELFFARYLKLERNGWELTPKVRIEVQDAFDYLYQKNRPEDAFPLKRTEYEKLYLDAAHLSMSKEPIAEPAMAAYESDDEEISFDYTFEEETELTGYLKLHLWVAAESYHDMDLFINVQKLSTMGEWLPITIFSESHPGAWGKMRVSRRKLDEKLSTDYSPVQAHDEDEKLEPGQIVPVEIEINPTSRIWHKGQKLRVQIAGRYIRENWFEPLMWDTDNKGRHLIYCGGAYDSYLQIPVIPPRYKDGEYIYR; the protein is encoded by the coding sequence ATGACAGATGCCAAGCACATTGTTAAGACGATCGAAATGAATGGTGAAAAAGTCGATGTAGCCATGCGCGAAATGCTGAGACCCGCTACCCATGAGGAGCTGGAAGCAATGACGCCTGAGGAGAGGGAGCGATTCAAGTATCTTTCTCCGCTGAATACCCGCACCTATATTGCAGAAGAAGGTATTGTATGTATGCAGGATATTCCTGTGACGATGAGAGACGGCGTAACGATTTACGTAGATATTTACAAACCGGAAGGCGAGGCTAAGGTACCTTTGATCATTAGCTGGAGCTTTTATGGGAAACGTCCTTTTGACGGGCAGAGTGAGTGGCAGATCATGGGAGTGCCTCCTCAAACCGTATCCAATATGTCAAAATTTGAAAGTCCGGACCCCGGCTATTGGTGCCGCCACGGCTATGCGGTGGCCAATGTTGACCCCCGGGGCATAGGGCATTCAGAGGGTGATTTTATGCAGTTTGGAACGCAGGAAGGCCGTGACGGTTATGACTTTATTGAGTGGGCTGCAGTGCAGCCGTGGTGCAACGGACGATGCGCTCTGGCAGGCAATAGTTGTGTCGCAATGACTCAGTGGCGAATTGCATCACAGTGCCCTCCGCATCTTACCTGTATTGCACCATGGGAAGGCACCAGTGACATGTATCGGGAATCGCTGTGTGAAGGAGGAATTCCCGCTGCGTCATTTGTAAATCTGGTCATGCGTGAAGCGGTCGGCCCAAATTATATCGACGATACAGTAAAAAATCTGGAACGATATCCTTTTATTAATTGCACCTACTGGAAGGATAAAGACCCGATATGGGAAAACATTCGGATTCCGGTATATGTTACAGCCTGCTGGAACCATTTCCACCTGAGAGGTTCGATCAATGGATTTCGAAAGATTAAGTCCGGAAAGAAGTGGCTTCGGGCCCATCGGGATTTCGAATGGCCGGATGCTTACAGCAATGAATATCTGAAGGATCTTGAGCTATTTTTTGCGCGGTATCTAAAACTGGAACGAAACGGATGGGAACTCACTCCCAAAGTACGAATCGAGGTACAGGATGCCTTCGATTATCTTTATCAGAAAAATCGTCCGGAAGACGCATTCCCTTTGAAGCGTACCGAATATGAAAAGCTGTATCTTGATGCCGCCCACCTGTCGATGAGTAAGGAACCCATTGCTGAACCGGCAATGGCGGCTTATGAAAGCGACGATGAAGAGATTTCCTTTGATTATACCTTTGAAGAGGAAACGGAGCTGACCGGCTACCTTAAGTTGCATTTATGGGTTGCGGCAGAAAGCTATCATGATATGGACCTGTTTATCAATGTACAGAAACTGAGTACCATGGGTGAATGGCTGCCAATTACCATTTTTAGTGAATCGCATCCGGGAGCATGGGGAAAAATGAGAGTTTCACGCCGCAAGCTTGATGAGAAACTCAGCACCGACTACAGTCCGGTTCAGGCACATGATGAAGATGAAAAGCTGGAGCCGGGACAAATCGTACCGGTTGAAATTGAGATCAATCCCACCAGCAGGATCTGGCATAAAGGACAGAAGCTTCGCGTGCAGATTGCAGGACGTTACATACGGGAAAACTGGTTCGAACCGCTCATGTGGGATACCGACAATAAAGGCCGCCACCTGATTTATTGCGGGGGTGCGTATGATTCCTATCTTCAGATTCCGGTTATTCCCCCGCGCTACAAAGACGGCGAGTATATTTACCGATAG
- a CDS encoding TetR/AcrR family transcriptional regulator, translating to MDEKRIYGITDGKTKKSMRTQARIISSYLDLMQEKHFEKITVKELVLRINITRGTFYLYFNDIYELQQHIETDLLESFQQFCLSDKELFDNPKGVYSDWGFSLNAPPALSRWFEYCDLNKKTLQVLLGPNGDPYFVIKLRKLLWNYVNRLMDSDHMPHDQQREYFLMTFVELNLLLARQWLNEKSESSLTMENLTVILNTMRVGANCLSHYNVQWVIEKM from the coding sequence ATGGACGAGAAACGAATTTATGGGATTACTGACGGCAAAACAAAAAAGAGCATGCGAACGCAGGCTCGAATTATCAGCTCATATCTCGATTTAATGCAGGAAAAGCATTTCGAAAAAATTACAGTTAAGGAATTGGTTTTAAGGATCAACATTACCCGTGGTACATTTTATCTGTACTTCAATGATATCTATGAACTGCAGCAACATATCGAAACCGATTTGCTGGAGTCTTTTCAACAGTTCTGCTTGAGTGATAAAGAATTGTTTGACAATCCAAAGGGGGTTTACTCAGACTGGGGATTTTCTCTTAATGCACCGCCTGCACTGAGCCGCTGGTTTGAGTATTGCGACCTAAATAAAAAAACGCTGCAAGTTCTTTTAGGGCCCAATGGCGATCCTTATTTTGTCATCAAACTGAGAAAACTTCTTTGGAACTATGTCAACAGATTAATGGACAGCGATCATATGCCTCACGACCAGCAGCGTGAGTATTTTCTCATGACTTTCGTTGAACTTAACCTGTTGCTGGCACGTCAATGGCTAAATGAAAAATCGGAGAGTTCTCTTACAATGGAAAATCTTACTGTAATCCTGAACACGATGCGGGTGGGCGCAAACTGTTTAAGCCATTATAATGTGCAATGGGTAATAGAAAAAATGTAA
- a CDS encoding holo-ACP synthase: METLDRRFLQTEDPFYQMTYTEEEQLQGACSNDPSAYFCLRFAGKEAVFKALNTSPDTVRRWNQIEILNRATGAPLVNLYGDVKNAAARAGIKNIHLSLSYDKEYAVAFCVTSE; this comes from the coding sequence ATGGAGACGCTAGACAGGCGTTTCCTTCAGACTGAGGACCCTTTCTATCAAATGACCTATACTGAGGAAGAGCAGCTTCAGGGAGCGTGCAGCAATGACCCTTCCGCTTATTTCTGCCTGAGATTTGCTGGAAAGGAAGCAGTATTCAAGGCTTTGAATACCTCTCCTGATACGGTTCGTCGTTGGAATCAGATCGAAATATTAAACAGAGCTACGGGGGCACCGCTAGTAAATCTCTATGGAGATGTGAAGAATGCCGCAGCGAGGGCGGGCATAAAAAATATTCATCTAAGCCTTTCATACGATAAAGAGTATGCAGTGGCTTTTTGTGTTACAAGCGAATGA
- a CDS encoding phosphate acetyltransferase encodes MNEFIEKMILRAKENPQRIAFPESENAEVLLTAEQVVKTGIGYPLMIGDREKIEALAAEHGVSTKGFDFFDNTIDEIRMDLAKEYCFKFEDFNEKTVIRKTKDTVRCGMFLLKLQKADCVAAGKEYSTGEVVLEAMNIVGLIDGVDSPSSIGLADVPGFDGPEGQMFGVADCAITAQPDARDLAGIAISSADTVHKLLGWEPRIAMLSFSTCGSAEHESIDVIREALNIIREKRPDIKCDGEFQLDSALIPSVAAKKVPRQSEVAGRANVLVFPNLHAGNIGVKLIQIFGHANAYGPILQGFRQPVCDFSRSAPVAEMFGNVAMLVIRAAADKGLRMNHMNIKGELQ; translated from the coding sequence GTGAATGAGTTTATTGAAAAAATGATACTTCGAGCAAAAGAAAATCCGCAGCGAATTGCTTTTCCGGAGTCGGAGAATGCGGAGGTACTTCTTACCGCAGAGCAGGTCGTGAAAACTGGTATCGGTTACCCTCTCATGATTGGCGACAGGGAAAAAATCGAAGCTTTGGCAGCAGAGCATGGCGTATCAACAAAGGGATTTGATTTCTTTGACAATACCATTGATGAAATAAGAATGGATCTGGCAAAGGAATACTGCTTCAAGTTCGAAGATTTTAATGAGAAAACAGTGATTCGGAAAACCAAGGACACGGTTCGCTGCGGAATGTTTCTTCTTAAGCTTCAAAAGGCCGATTGTGTTGCAGCTGGAAAGGAGTATTCAACCGGAGAAGTCGTATTAGAGGCGATGAATATTGTCGGCCTCATCGACGGAGTGGACAGCCCTTCCAGTATCGGTCTCGCCGATGTACCTGGGTTTGACGGACCGGAGGGACAGATGTTTGGCGTAGCAGATTGCGCGATTACAGCACAGCCTGACGCCAGAGACCTTGCAGGAATTGCAATTTCATCTGCGGATACGGTCCATAAACTGCTGGGATGGGAGCCAAGAATTGCGATGCTATCCTTTTCAACCTGCGGAAGTGCGGAACATGAGAGCATTGATGTGATCCGCGAAGCACTGAACATCATTAGAGAGAAAAGGCCAGATATAAAATGCGACGGAGAGTTTCAACTGGACTCAGCGCTTATTCCGTCAGTTGCAGCAAAAAAGGTGCCCAGACAGAGCGAAGTTGCAGGGAGAGCCAATGTTTTGGTGTTTCCCAATCTGCATGCGGGAAATATTGGCGTAAAGCTGATTCAGATATTCGGGCATGCAAATGCGTATGGTCCAATCTTGCAGGGCTTCAGACAACCAGTATGCGACTTTTCTCGCAGTGCTCCGGTGGCCGAGATGTTTGGAAACGTTGCTATGCTGGTAATCAGAGCTGCTGCGGACAAAGGTCTAAGGATGAATCACATGAATATTAAGGGGGAATTACAATGA
- a CDS encoding acyl carrier protein — MRNEILEKIMERGAYLWGRSKESLNGDTTFTEVKAKSAHISQITTFLEDLYDVEIPYMGFTRCKTLGEAAAFVEQLLD, encoded by the coding sequence ATGAGAAACGAAATTCTGGAAAAAATTATGGAACGAGGAGCCTACCTTTGGGGCAGAAGCAAAGAGAGCCTTAACGGTGACACAACTTTTACGGAAGTCAAGGCTAAGTCCGCTCATATTTCTCAGATCACAACATTCTTAGAAGATCTTTACGATGTTGAAATCCCCTATATGGGATTTACCCGATGCAAGACATTAGGAGAAGCCGCTGCGTTTGTGGAACAGCTGCTTGATTAG